A portion of the Lolium rigidum isolate FL_2022 chromosome 1, APGP_CSIRO_Lrig_0.1, whole genome shotgun sequence genome contains these proteins:
- the LOC124685378 gene encoding microtubule-associated protein 70-3 has product MADGGEEGNAAPPRRRRGPMRASLDADELMALMHGSDPVRVELTRLENELRDKERELGDAHTEIRALRLSERAREKAVEELTDELERMDEKLKLTESHLDNKNLEVKKINDEKKAAMAAQFAAEATLRRVHAAQKDDDMPPIEAILAPLEAELKLSRQEIAKLQDDNRALDRLTKQKEAALLEAERTVEIAMAKAAMVDDLQNKNQDLMKQIEICHEENKILDKLHRQKVAEVEKLSQTVRELEESVLQGGAAANAVRDYQRKVQEMNDERKTLDRELARAKVTANRVAVVVANEWKDSNDKVMPVKQWLEERRFLQGEMQQLRDKLAIAERAARSEAQLKEKYQLRLKVLEDGLRGPPSGSSRPPTEGKSFSNGPSRRLSLGGADNIPKLSPNGLLTRRSPSFHSRSSLSSSSSLILKHAKGTSKSFDGGTRSLDRGKVHGNGSHLLNRSTDAVKDREVDERTNESVNSNPDERSNETTNSNSVEMVSGFLYNMLQKEVVSLRKACHEKDQSLKDKDDAIEMLAKKVDTLTKAMEVEAKKMRREVAAMEKEVAAMRVDKDQEMKARRLGNSKGSGSSQLLPGRSAARSGLTRNFQ; this is encoded by the exons atggccgacggcggcgaggaggggaATGCGGCGCCGCCCAGGCGGCGGAGGGGCCCGATGCGGGCCAGcctcgacgccgacgagctcATGGCGCTCATGCACGGCTCGGATCCCGTCAGGGTCGAGCTCACCCGCCTCGAGAACGAGCTCAGGG ACAAGGAGAGGGAGCTCGGGGATGCGCACACGGAGATACGGGCGCTGCGGCTGTCGGAGAGGGCGCGCGAGAAGGCCGTCGAGGAG CTTACGGATGAGTTGGAGAGGATGGATGAGAAGCTCAAGTTGACAGAATCTCACCTAGATAACAAG AATCTAGAAGTCAAGAAGATAAATGATGAGAAAAAGGCTGCAATGGCTGCTCAGTTTGCAGCAGAAGCTACGTTGCGAAGAGTACATGCAGCCCAAAAGGATGATGACATGCCACCAATTGAAGCCATTCTTGCTCCACTTGAAGCAGAGCTAAAGCTATCTCGGCAAGAG attgcaaagcTTCAGGATGATAATAGAGCCTTAGATCGTCTAACAAAACAAAAAGAGGCAGCACTTCTGGAAGCAGAAAGGACTGTGGAAATCGCAATGGCAAAAGCTGCCATGGTTGATGACTTGCAAAACAAGAACCAAGATTTGATGAAGCAAATTGAGATCTGTCAT GAAGAAAATAAAATCCTGGACAAGTTGCATCGCCAAAAGGTTGCAGAAGttgaaaagcttagtcaaactgtGAGAGAGCTGGAAGAGTCTGTTCTACAAGGTGGTGCAGCTGCGAATGCTGTTAGAGATTACCAGCGCAAAGTGCAGGAGATGAAT GATGAAAGAAAAACACTTGATCGTGAACTTGCTCGTGCAAAAGTTACAGCAAATAGGGTTGCTGTTGTGGTTGCAAATGAGTGGAAAGATTCTAATGACAAAGTGATGCCAGTTAAACAGTGGCTTGAAGAGCGCAGGTTTTTGCAG GGTGAAATGCAACAACTTCGTGATAAGCTTGCTATTGCAGAACGTGCAGCACGGTCTGAAGCTCAACTAAAG GAAAAATATCAGTTGCGCCTCAAAGTTTTAGAAGATGGACTACGAGGGCCACCAAGTGGCTCTAGTCGACCACCTACTGAAGGAAagagtttcagcaatggtccttcCCGTCGGTTATCACTTGGTGGAGCCGATAATATTCCTAAATTGTCACCAAATGGCTTATTAACAAGGAGATCACCATCTTTCCATTCAAGATCATCTCTTTCTTCTAGCAGCAGTTTGATCCTAAAACACGCCAAAGGaacttcaaagtcatttgatggtGGAACGAGGTCACTAGACAGGGGAAAGGTCCATGGAAATGGATCACATTTACTTAATAGATCTACAGATGCTGTCAAAGATCGTGAAGTGGATGAGAGAACTAATGAAAGTGTCAATAGCAATCCGGATGAGAGAAGTAATGAAACCACAAATAGCAACTCAGTCGAAATGGTCTCTGGTTTCCTGTATAATATGTTGCAGAAGGAGGTTGTTTCTTTGAGGAAAGCATGCCACGAGAAAGATCAAAGTCTAAAGGACAAAGATGATGCCATTGAG ATGTTAGCAAAGAAAGTTGATACCTTAACCAAAGCAATGGAAGTGGAGGCTAAAAAGATGAGGCGAGAGGTTGCTGCCATGGAGAAAGAAGTTGCAGCTATGCGTGTTGATAAGGACCAAGAAATGAAAGCCAGGCGGCTTGGTAATTCGAAAGGGTCTGGGAGTTCTCAGCTGCTCCCCGGAAG AAGCGCAGCACGAAGTGGGTTGACACGCAACTTCCAATGA
- the LOC124673379 gene encoding MACPF domain-containing protein At1g14780-like, whose translation MVEQRMARPRETIGGRGGETTAVERAVRSLGMGVDMAGDLRLRHCKAAGGCLVARSGGKATVTMPGVGVVLDVPADVKCSKGGRTRLRSDVLEFNKMTELFNHRSSVPGKIPSGLFNASFGLDGGSWAQDASSTKCLALDGYFISLLDLRLDCQPLAIADHVIADVPDSWDPPAIASFIEKYGTHVVVGVSMGGQDVVYVKQEKSSLLPESEIKEHLEKLGDQLFTGTCTLRPSHFKSRDHKIKVPEAFNVFDAQQSHQRLEGMTTQVACKEGVTVIHSKRGGDVAARSHAEWLLTLPAKPDAINFRLVPLTSLLRGVVGLGFLSHAINVYLRYKPPVADLRYFLEFQHHRSWAPVLSELPLGFCSNRLGASQALNFSLVGSKLHVSSNQVIVPNLPVTGMRLHLEGKKNNRLGLHLQHLASTPTFINARPDQAPRWRGSEAISDERYYEPVQRRMFAHVCTTPVKYDPRWCSGHRRSAYIISGAQLHVKAHDSTNVLHLSLLYTELLGYTVVQSKWEHSTASLPGKGTSFLSKSFATSSAAAEKDRQDRQEAARFGIDSGVFARGPPVPVGDQKLLKFVDTSQITMGPQDAPGYWLATGAKLVVDKGKISLHVKFSLLAPVS comes from the exons ATGGTGGAACAAAGAATGGCCAGGCCTAGGGAGACGATCGGCGGCAGGGGCGGGGAGACGACGGCGGTGGAGAGGGCGGTGAGGTCCCTCGGCATGGGAGTTGACATGGCCGGCGACCTGAGGCTGAGGCACTGCAAGGCTGCAGGAGGATGCCTCGTCGCCAGGAGCGGCGGGAAGGCGACAGTCACCATGCCGGGTGTCGGGGTGGTGCTCGACGTGCCGGCCGACGTCAAGTGCAGCAAGGGCGGCCGGACAAGGCTCAGGAGCGACGTGCTCGAGTTCAACAAG ATGACTGAGCTGTTCAACCACCGGAGCTCGGTGCCGGGGAAGATCCCTTCGGGGCTGTTCAACGCATCCTTCGGACTGGACGGCGGCTCATGGGCTCAGGACGCCTCCAGCACCAAGTGCCTTGCGCTCGACGGATATTTCATCTCCCTCCTCGACCTCCGCCTCGACTGCCAGCCCCTCGCCATCGCCGACCATGTCATCGCCGACGTGCCGGACAGCTGGGACCCCCCAGCAATAGCAAG TTTCATCGAGAAGTACGGGACTCACGTCGTGGTGGGGGTAAGCATGGGCGGCCAAGATGTGGTCTACGTCAAACAGGAGAAGTCGTCGCTGCTACCGGAGTCGGAGATCAAGGAGCATCTAGAAAAGCTTGGTGACCAGCTCTTCACTGGGACATGCACTCTGCGCCCTTCACACTTCAAGTCCAGGGACCACAAGATTAAG GTCCCTGAGGCCTTCAACGTATTTGATGCCCAACAATCACATCAGAGACTTGAAGGAATGACAACTCAAGTCGCATGCAAAGAG GGTGTGACAGTGATACACTCCAAGAGGGGAGGGGATGTCGCTGCGAGGAGCCACGCCGAGTGGCTGCTCACGTTGCCAGCAAAGCCGGATGCGATCAACTTCAGGCTTGTGCCCCTGACATCCCTTCTCAGGGGAGTGGTGGGATTGGGTTTCCTCTCTCATGCCATAAACGTCTACCTGAGAT ACAAACCTCCAGTAGCAGACTTGAGGTACTTCCTTGAGTTTCAGCACCACAGGTCGTGGGCGCCCGTGCTCAGTGAGCTACCTCTCGGTTTTTGTTCGAACCGCCTAGGCGCTAGCCAAGCCTTGAACTTCAGTCTTGTGGGCTCAAAGCTCCATGTCAGCTCAAACCAG GTTATTGTTCCAAACTTGCCGGTCACTGGGATGAGACTGCACCTGGAGGGCAAGAAAAACAACAG GTTAGGCCTCCACCTGCAACATCTGGCAAGCACCCCAACATTCATCAATGCACGACCAGACCAGGCACCGAGATGGCGAGGATCTGAGGCGATCTCCGATGAACGGTACTATGAGCCAGTGCAGCGGAGGATGTTCGCCCATGTCTGCACCACGCCAGTGAAGTACGATCCACGTTGGTGCAGCGGGCACCGACGGTCCGCGTACATCATATCCGGTGCGCAGCTGCACGTCAAGGCCCATGATTCAACCAACGTTCTGCACCTCAGTCTCCTCTACACCGAGCTGCTAGGGTACACGGTGGTGCAGTCCAAATGGGAGCACAGCACAGCGAGTCTTCCAGGTAAAGGGACGAGCTTTCTGTCGAAGTCCTTCGCAACATCTTCAGCTGCTGCTGAGAAAGATCGGCAAGATCGGCAGGAAGCAGCAAGATTTGGCATTGACTCCGGGGTGTTTGCCCGAGGACCGCCAGTGCCAGTTGGGGACCAGAAGCTGCTCAAGTTTGTGGATACATCTCAGATCACCATGGGGCCACAGGACGCCCCTGGGTACTGGCTGGCCACAGGTGCAAAGCTTGTTGTTGACAAGGGGAAGATCTCACTGCATGTCAAGTTCTCACTGCTGGCTCCAGTTTCTTGA